Proteins encoded together in one Halalkaliarchaeum sp. AArc-CO window:
- a CDS encoding RimK family alpha-L-glutamate ligase, whose amino-acid sequence MESDPVRVGVLSLHDSKESKAICNAVEALGHHPEWLREPNTIVHMRDGAIRLEPDVDVVANRLLLSSTEQPAEHVGIAETIAALRPTLNDPHATALATHKIASAARLVNAGIPIPGTIFALSGELLNRHRETFGPEAVYKTAIGTHGGGAWKVDTAESLSPVVGQRRAFLQELIGMNDRPPRDLRVYVVGEEIVGAMVRHAAESEWRTNVARGGRVEGCTDSLPKAAAAYALEATAVLGLDYAGVDLIEGTDGWHVLEVNPTAGFRGLYEATETSPAPYIAKLAIERGGGSVDDDQVADLAATLDDSVPSCMPADEPERYVDPAVIGFTEHVVVTGTRGTRTVVGKSDTGADRSSIDLQLAADIGAGPIHTVSKVRSGSQKKGRSRPVVDIVLGIGGTQHTVEASIADRAHMSHPLLLGRDVLKHYHLDVSRRIDDPKPVRRPEE is encoded by the coding sequence ATGGAATCTGATCCCGTGCGCGTGGGGGTGTTGAGCCTGCACGACAGCAAGGAATCGAAGGCGATCTGTAACGCTGTCGAGGCGCTGGGCCATCACCCCGAGTGGCTCCGCGAGCCGAATACGATCGTGCACATGCGAGACGGAGCGATCCGACTCGAGCCCGACGTCGACGTCGTCGCCAATCGACTGTTGCTTTCGAGCACGGAACAGCCCGCCGAACACGTCGGGATCGCGGAGACGATCGCTGCGCTGCGGCCGACGCTCAACGATCCCCACGCGACGGCGCTTGCGACCCACAAGATCGCGAGCGCGGCGCGACTGGTGAACGCCGGCATTCCGATCCCCGGTACCATCTTCGCGCTGAGTGGAGAGCTTCTCAACCGGCATCGGGAGACGTTCGGCCCGGAAGCGGTGTACAAGACCGCGATCGGGACCCACGGTGGCGGTGCCTGGAAGGTCGACACCGCCGAGTCGCTCAGCCCGGTGGTCGGACAGCGCCGGGCGTTTCTACAGGAGCTGATTGGGATGAACGATCGCCCCCCTCGTGACCTCCGCGTGTACGTCGTCGGCGAGGAGATCGTCGGCGCGATGGTCCGGCACGCCGCCGAGTCGGAGTGGCGAACCAACGTCGCCCGGGGCGGCCGTGTCGAGGGCTGTACCGACAGCCTCCCGAAAGCGGCGGCGGCCTACGCGCTCGAGGCGACGGCGGTTCTGGGCCTGGATTACGCCGGCGTGGACCTCATCGAGGGGACGGACGGTTGGCACGTGCTCGAAGTGAACCCCACCGCGGGGTTCCGGGGGCTCTACGAGGCGACCGAAACCAGCCCGGCCCCCTACATCGCGAAGCTGGCGATCGAACGCGGCGGCGGGTCGGTCGACGACGACCAGGTGGCCGACCTGGCGGCGACGCTCGACGACTCAGTCCCGTCCTGTATGCCCGCAGACGAGCCGGAACGCTACGTCGATCCCGCCGTCATCGGCTTCACCGAGCACGTCGTCGTCACGGGAACCCGGGGGACCAGAACCGTCGTCGGGAAGTCGGACACGGGTGCCGACCGGAGCTCGATCGATCTCCAGCTGGCCGCCGATATCGGGGCGGGACCGATCCACACCGTGAGCAAGGTCCGGTCAGGCTCCCAGAAGAAGGGCCGATCACGCCCGGTCGTAGACATCGTGCTCGGGATCGGCGGCACCCAGCACACCGTCGAAGCCAGCATCGCGGACAGGGCCCACATGAGCCATCCGCTGTTGCTCGGTCGCGACGTGTTGAAACATTATCACCTGGACGTGAGCCGCCGAATCGACGACCCGAAACCCGTTCGGCGTCCCGAGGAGTGA
- the rio1 gene encoding serine/threonine-protein kinase Rio1: MTEDFGLLDPEEGEAFGDEWESIDVSDTEADRIVRRQDLAFDEFRKRIKDTEQFKVEGNVFDDATLAAIYKLVQDGHVEAFGGPISTGKEANVYEALGDDREVAIKVYRITTSNFRQMRDYLEGDPRFEGIGNDKKEVVLAWTRKEFANLKRARLAGVRVPEPIAVERNVLVMELVGLVEDRARRLAEVHVENPQTAYEVVREYMRRLYSAGLVHGDLSEYNLIIHDGELVVIDMGQAVTVHHPNAREFLERDCRNVATFFTRQGLDVTGEELLAFVTEVEPEPSEEPE, from the coding sequence ATGACAGAGGATTTCGGGCTGCTCGACCCCGAGGAGGGCGAGGCGTTCGGCGACGAGTGGGAGTCGATCGACGTCTCCGACACCGAGGCGGACCGCATCGTTCGCCGGCAGGACCTCGCATTCGACGAGTTCCGCAAGCGGATCAAGGACACCGAGCAGTTCAAAGTCGAAGGCAACGTCTTCGACGACGCCACGCTCGCGGCCATCTACAAGCTCGTCCAGGACGGCCACGTCGAAGCGTTCGGCGGCCCGATTTCCACCGGCAAGGAGGCGAACGTCTACGAGGCACTGGGCGACGACCGCGAGGTTGCAATCAAGGTGTACCGGATCACTACCTCCAACTTCAGGCAGATGCGCGACTACCTCGAGGGCGACCCTCGCTTCGAGGGGATCGGCAACGACAAAAAGGAGGTCGTGCTCGCCTGGACCCGCAAGGAGTTTGCCAACCTGAAGCGCGCGCGCCTGGCAGGCGTCCGAGTCCCCGAACCGATCGCAGTCGAGCGGAACGTCCTCGTGATGGAACTCGTCGGACTGGTCGAGGACCGCGCCCGTCGGCTCGCGGAGGTTCACGTCGAGAACCCCCAGACCGCCTACGAGGTGGTTCGCGAGTACATGCGCCGGCTCTACTCGGCGGGGCTCGTCCACGGCGACCTCTCCGAGTACAACCTCATCATCCACGACGGCGAACTCGTCGTCATCGACATGGGACAGGCAGTGACGGTCCATCACCCCAACGCCAGGGAGTTCCTCGAACGCGACTGCCGAAACGTCGCGACGTTCTTCACCAGACAGGGGCTGGACGTGACCGGCGAGGAACTGCTCGCGTTCGTCACCGAGGTCGAACCGGAGCCCTCCGAGGAACCGGAGTAG
- the mvaD gene encoding phosphomevalonate decarboxylase MvaD, producing the protein MKATARAHPIQGLVKYHGLKQNDPRIPYHDSISVCTAPTHTTTTVEWQPDAAEDVFYIDGEEVDGHAEDRIQLVVDHVRDLAGIDHPVRFESENSFPSNIGFGSSSSGFAAAALALTEAAGLDFSRQEISAVARRGSLSAARSVTGAYSQLFAGLNDEDCISRRLPTGTGDDGFHPETDLRTIAVHVPAFKQTERAHEEAEESHMFQARLAHIHEQLGEMRDALREGSFDRIFELAEHDSLSLTAATMTGPSGWVYWQPETIAVFNAVRELRKEEDVPVYFSTDTGASVYVNTQEGYEDRVEERIAEIGVDTEVWSVGGPAEVLGPGDALF; encoded by the coding sequence ATGAAGGCGACAGCGAGAGCACACCCCATCCAGGGGCTCGTGAAGTATCACGGACTCAAGCAAAACGACCCGCGGATCCCGTACCACGACAGTATCTCCGTGTGTACCGCACCCACACACACCACGACGACCGTCGAGTGGCAACCGGACGCCGCCGAGGACGTCTTCTACATCGACGGCGAGGAGGTCGACGGGCACGCCGAAGACAGGATCCAACTGGTGGTCGACCACGTGCGGGACCTCGCCGGGATCGATCACCCGGTCCGGTTCGAGTCGGAGAACTCGTTCCCGTCGAACATCGGGTTCGGCTCCTCCTCGTCGGGGTTTGCGGCGGCGGCGCTTGCGCTGACCGAAGCTGCGGGGCTGGACTTCTCCCGGCAGGAGATCTCCGCGGTCGCACGGCGCGGGTCGCTTTCGGCGGCGCGGTCGGTGACCGGCGCCTACTCCCAGCTGTTTGCGGGTCTCAACGACGAGGACTGCATCTCCCGGCGGCTCCCGACGGGCACGGGTGACGACGGCTTCCATCCGGAGACAGACCTCCGGACGATCGCGGTGCACGTGCCGGCGTTCAAACAGACCGAACGGGCCCACGAGGAAGCCGAAGAGAGTCACATGTTTCAGGCGCGGCTGGCGCACATCCACGAACAGCTCGGGGAGATGCGCGACGCGCTCCGGGAGGGATCGTTCGACCGGATCTTCGAGCTCGCCGAACACGACTCGCTTTCCCTCACCGCGGCGACGATGACCGGACCATCCGGGTGGGTGTACTGGCAGCCCGAGACGATCGCCGTCTTCAACGCGGTCCGGGAGCTCCGAAAGGAGGAAGACGTCCCAGTCTATTTCTCGACGGACACGGGCGCATCCGTCTACGTGAACACCCAGGAGGGCTACGAGGACAGGGTCGAAGAGCGGATCGCAGAAATCGGCGTCGACACCGAGGTCTGGAGCGTCGGCGGGCCGGCGGAGGTCCTCGGTCCGGGCGACGCACTGTTTTAA
- a CDS encoding rhomboid family intramembrane serine protease, protein MSSLPRSPTLETLGAFAVVYLLQRLTALAGLAAYLFVLSAPVTVAPWTLITSVYAHADLAHLLGNALALAIVGPLVARRTTRLRFHLFFVSTGAAAGIAEVWFGGLVGARAVLGASGAVFALLGYLLAGNRMSAALFDRVEVSPRLQLALFVAVAVVVTIATGGPGVALLAHFTGFVIGLIAGRLRLLSVADGNRRYK, encoded by the coding sequence GTGTCGTCGCTCCCTCGCAGCCCCACGCTCGAGACGCTCGGCGCGTTCGCCGTCGTGTATCTGCTCCAGCGACTCACGGCGCTGGCTGGGCTTGCAGCGTACCTCTTCGTGCTGTCGGCACCGGTGACTGTCGCACCGTGGACGTTGATCACGAGCGTGTACGCCCACGCGGATCTCGCCCACTTGCTGGGGAACGCCCTCGCGCTCGCGATCGTGGGGCCGCTGGTGGCGCGCCGGACGACCCGGCTCCGGTTTCACCTGTTTTTCGTCTCGACGGGGGCGGCCGCCGGGATCGCGGAGGTGTGGTTCGGCGGGCTCGTGGGGGCGCGGGCGGTACTGGGCGCCTCCGGGGCGGTGTTCGCGCTGCTGGGGTATCTCTTGGCCGGCAATCGGATGTCGGCGGCGCTGTTCGACCGGGTCGAGGTGAGCCCTCGGCTGCAGCTGGCGCTGTTCGTCGCCGTCGCGGTCGTGGTTACGATCGCGACCGGGGGGCCGGGCGTGGCGCTTTTGGCTCACTTCACCGGATTCGTGATCGGCCTGATCGCCGGACGGCTCCGGCTCCTTTCAGTGGCGGATGGAAACAGAAGGTACAAGTGA
- a CDS encoding amino acid-binding protein: MTARDGPEADLQADTDGGQVASTSTHTVRLELADEPGELLRALSPIADNGGNLLSIYHERGNITPRGRIPVEIDLEAPDDRFEGIVDALRDAGVNVIQAGTERYSEELTVVLVGHLIDTDLSDTLRRIEDCEASSVADVSLSAPEGTERASSARVRLAARAGETERALETVREVADEKGFDVVEPLVGVEP, from the coding sequence GTGACCGCCCGCGACGGCCCGGAGGCCGATCTGCAGGCGGACACCGACGGCGGCCAGGTGGCGTCGACGTCGACTCACACCGTTCGACTCGAGCTTGCAGACGAGCCGGGTGAGCTGCTCCGGGCGCTCAGCCCGATCGCGGACAACGGGGGCAATCTGCTTTCGATCTATCACGAGCGCGGAAACATCACCCCACGGGGGCGGATCCCGGTCGAAATCGACCTCGAGGCGCCGGACGACCGGTTCGAGGGCATCGTCGACGCGCTCCGGGACGCCGGCGTGAACGTCATCCAGGCCGGCACGGAACGGTACAGCGAAGAGCTCACGGTCGTCCTCGTGGGGCATCTGATCGACACCGATCTCTCGGATACGCTCCGTCGGATCGAGGACTGCGAGGCGTCCTCGGTGGCCGACGTTTCGCTTTCCGCACCGGAAGGGACCGAACGGGCCTCCAGCGCTCGGGTGCGCCTTGCGGCTCGGGCGGGCGAGACCGAGCGGGCACTGGAGACGGTGCGGGAGGTGGCCGACGAGAAGGGGTTCGACGTCGTCGAGCCGCTCGTGGGGGTGGAGCCGTGA
- a CDS encoding FAD-dependent oxidoreductase, with product MRVVVFGAGYAGLTLTQRLESSLPDSVELLLVDETETHLVRHELHRVIRRPAVIDAIEVPLGSVLDRARVVTGSIDGIDPEAGLATFRDGQVPEVAREDGTLAYDYGAVCLGSETAFYDLPGVKEHGLPLKRKEHALSIRDRFLDLCETLEPRETRRVVVGGGGLSGIQIAGELAALARERSVPVGPANGTDATNAGRIEIVLLEQLETLAPGFGSAFQRAIRAALVDHGVDVRTKTPVREATADAVETDAGTLETDLFVWAGGIRGPDATAGERPTVRADLRLSESTFVVGDAGRIVDADGRSVPATASAAIRASETAAENLTRLVEHALDDTTEFEPSLERYRYSVPGWAVSVGDEAVAVVGGQVLTGQPARKLKAAIGGGYLASTRATRQAIQLVQSELGLPTRGLPDRSER from the coding sequence ATGCGAGTCGTGGTTTTCGGCGCGGGCTATGCAGGACTGACGCTCACACAGCGGCTCGAATCGAGCCTTCCGGATTCGGTCGAACTGCTGCTCGTCGACGAGACTGAAACACATCTCGTTCGTCACGAGCTCCACCGCGTGATCCGGCGCCCGGCCGTGATCGACGCGATCGAGGTGCCGCTGGGATCGGTGCTCGATCGCGCCAGGGTGGTGACGGGAAGCATCGACGGGATCGATCCCGAGGCCGGCCTCGCGACGTTTCGGGACGGACAGGTTCCGGAGGTCGCACGCGAGGACGGGACGCTGGCGTACGATTACGGTGCCGTCTGTCTCGGCTCCGAGACCGCGTTTTACGACCTCCCGGGGGTAAAGGAGCACGGGCTCCCGCTGAAGCGGAAGGAGCACGCGCTTTCGATCCGAGATCGGTTCCTCGACCTGTGTGAGACTCTCGAGCCCCGAGAGACCAGGCGGGTCGTGGTCGGTGGCGGCGGGCTCTCGGGCATCCAGATCGCCGGCGAACTCGCCGCACTCGCCCGAGAACGGAGCGTCCCGGTCGGACCAGCAAACGGAACCGATGCGACGAACGCGGGTCGGATCGAGATCGTGCTCCTCGAACAGCTAGAGACGCTGGCCCCCGGGTTCGGCTCCGCCTTCCAGCGAGCGATCCGGGCAGCACTCGTCGACCACGGCGTCGACGTCAGAACGAAAACGCCGGTGCGCGAGGCGACCGCCGACGCGGTCGAGACCGACGCGGGAACCCTCGAAACAGACCTGTTCGTGTGGGCCGGGGGTATTCGAGGACCGGACGCGACCGCGGGGGAACGACCGACGGTACGTGCGGACCTCCGGCTCTCCGAGTCGACGTTCGTCGTCGGCGACGCCGGCCGGATCGTCGACGCCGACGGACGGTCGGTTCCGGCGACGGCCTCGGCGGCCATCCGGGCCAGCGAGACTGCAGCCGAGAACCTCACGCGACTGGTCGAGCACGCTCTCGATGACACCACCGAGTTCGAGCCGTCGCTCGAGCGGTACCGGTATTCGGTGCCTGGATGGGCAGTCTCGGTCGGAGACGAGGCCGTGGCTGTCGTCGGCGGACAGGTTCTCACCGGACAGCCCGCCCGGAAGCTGAAAGCCGCCATCGGCGGCGGGTACCTGGCGTCGACCCGCGCGACCCGGCAGGCGATACAGCTCGTGCAATCGGAGCTGGGCCTGCCGACGCGTGGACTGCCGGACCGATCCGAGCGGTAA
- a CDS encoding homoserine dehydrogenase, giving the protein MKLAILGFGAVGRSVAELAGDYGHAVTAIADSTSAALAGDGEGGVDVDAVCDRKDDTGGVGDADPDDVLAADYDVLVEATPTTLGDAEPGFSHAAAALDRDKHVVLANKGPVAERYGDLAELARESAGDVRFEATVGGAIPAISTVEDVGPARVSAVRGVLNGTANFILTRMAAEGLDYDHVLAEAQDLGVAEADPSFDVNGTDAALKCVILANVLSFGVADDPGDAREFSLADADVEGIENVPGSALELAAEDGRTVRLVGEASRESVRVGPRLVPENGTLAVTGTQNIVQLDTDYAGRLNVSGRGAGGPETASAVLADVGRLS; this is encoded by the coding sequence GTGAAACTCGCGATCCTCGGGTTCGGCGCGGTCGGCCGGTCGGTTGCCGAACTCGCCGGCGACTACGGACACGCCGTCACGGCGATTGCGGACTCGACGAGCGCCGCCCTCGCAGGGGACGGAGAGGGAGGCGTCGACGTCGACGCCGTCTGCGACAGAAAGGACGATACGGGCGGTGTCGGCGACGCGGATCCCGACGACGTGCTCGCAGCCGACTACGACGTTCTGGTGGAGGCGACGCCGACGACGCTGGGCGACGCCGAACCGGGGTTCTCTCACGCGGCGGCCGCCCTGGATCGGGACAAACACGTCGTGCTCGCGAACAAAGGTCCCGTCGCGGAACGGTACGGCGACCTCGCCGAGCTGGCCCGCGAAAGCGCCGGTGACGTGCGGTTCGAGGCGACCGTAGGTGGTGCGATCCCGGCGATATCAACCGTCGAGGATGTCGGTCCCGCGCGCGTGTCGGCCGTCCGCGGCGTGCTCAACGGGACCGCGAACTTCATCCTCACCCGGATGGCCGCCGAAGGGCTGGATTACGACCACGTCCTCGCGGAGGCACAGGATCTCGGTGTCGCGGAGGCGGACCCCTCATTCGACGTCAACGGGACCGACGCGGCGCTGAAATGCGTGATCCTGGCGAACGTACTCTCGTTCGGCGTCGCCGACGATCCCGGCGACGCCAGGGAGTTTTCGCTTGCGGATGCGGACGTCGAGGGGATCGAAAACGTGCCCGGCAGCGCGCTGGAACTCGCCGCCGAGGACGGCCGAACCGTCCGGCTCGTCGGCGAAGCGAGCCGGGAGTCGGTCCGGGTCGGTCCCCGGCTCGTCCCCGAAAACGGGACGCTCGCAGTGACCGGCACTCAGAACATCGTCCAGCTGGACACCGACTACGCCGGTCGCCTGAACGTGAGCGGCCGCGGCGCCGGCGGGCCCGAAACCGCAAGCGCCGTGCTGGCGGACGTCGGCCGGCTCTCTTAG
- the tuf gene encoding translation elongation factor EF-1 subunit alpha — protein sequence MSDKPHQNLAIIGHVDHGKSTLVGRLLFETGSVPEHVIEQHREEAEEKGKGGFEFAYVMDNLAEERERGVTIDIAHQEFDTDDYYFTIVDCPGHRDFVKNMITGASQADNAVLVVAADDGVAPQTREHVFLARTLGIGELIIGVNKMDLVDYDEAKYKEVVEEVKQLLKQVRFKADDATFIPISAFEGDNVAEDSGELDWYDGPTLLEALNDLPEAEPPTDAPLRLPIQDVYTISGIGTVPVGRVETGIMHTGDNVSFQPSDVGGEVKTIEMHHEEVPEAGPGDNVGFNVRGIGKDDIRRGDVCGPAEDPPSVAETFTAQIVVMQHPSVITAGYTPVFHAHTAQVACTIESIDQKIDPASGEVAEENPDFIKSGDAAVVTVRPQKPLSIEPSSEIPELGSFAIRDMGQTIAAGKVLEVNER from the coding sequence ATGAGTGACAAACCGCACCAGAATCTGGCCATCATCGGCCACGTCGACCACGGCAAGAGTACGCTCGTGGGCCGTCTCCTCTTCGAAACGGGGAGCGTTCCCGAGCACGTAATCGAGCAGCACCGAGAGGAAGCAGAAGAGAAGGGCAAGGGCGGATTCGAGTTCGCCTACGTGATGGACAACCTCGCCGAGGAGCGAGAGCGCGGGGTCACCATCGACATCGCCCACCAGGAGTTCGACACCGACGACTACTACTTCACCATCGTCGACTGTCCGGGTCACCGTGACTTCGTGAAGAACATGATCACGGGCGCCTCGCAGGCCGACAACGCGGTGCTCGTCGTCGCGGCCGACGACGGCGTCGCGCCCCAGACCCGAGAGCACGTCTTCCTGGCCCGCACGCTGGGGATCGGCGAGCTCATCATCGGCGTCAACAAGATGGACCTCGTCGACTACGACGAGGCGAAGTACAAGGAGGTCGTCGAGGAGGTCAAGCAGCTCCTCAAGCAGGTCCGCTTCAAGGCCGACGACGCCACGTTCATCCCGATCTCCGCCTTCGAGGGCGACAACGTCGCGGAAGACTCCGGCGAACTGGACTGGTACGACGGTCCGACCCTGCTGGAGGCGCTCAACGACCTTCCGGAAGCCGAGCCGCCGACGGACGCGCCGCTTCGGCTCCCGATCCAGGACGTCTACACTATCTCCGGCATCGGGACGGTCCCGGTCGGCCGCGTCGAGACGGGGATCATGCACACCGGTGACAACGTCTCCTTCCAGCCGTCGGACGTCGGCGGCGAGGTGAAGACGATCGAGATGCACCACGAGGAAGTGCCCGAGGCCGGCCCCGGCGACAACGTCGGGTTCAACGTCCGCGGCATCGGCAAGGACGACATCCGCCGGGGCGACGTCTGTGGTCCCGCCGAGGACCCGCCGTCGGTCGCGGAGACGTTCACCGCCCAGATCGTCGTGATGCAGCACCCGAGCGTCATCACCGCCGGCTACACGCCGGTGTTCCACGCCCACACCGCGCAGGTGGCGTGTACGATCGAGTCGATCGACCAGAAGATCGACCCGGCCTCCGGTGAGGTCGCCGAAGAGAACCCGGACTTCATCAAGTCCGGCGACGCCGCGGTCGTCACCGTGCGCCCGCAGAAGCCGCTCAGCATCGAACCGTCCTCGGAGATCCCGGAGCTCGGCTCCTTCGCCATCCGCGACATGGGTCAGACCATCGCCGCCGGCAAGGTGCTCGAGGTCAACGAGCGATAA
- the rpsJ gene encoding 30S ribosomal protein S10, translated as MQQARVRLAGTSPEDLDDICADVREIADSTGVSLSGPIPLPTKTLEVPARKSPDGEGTATWEHWEMRVHKRLIDIDADERALRQLMRIQVPNDVSIEIVLED; from the coding sequence ATGCAGCAGGCACGCGTCCGCCTCGCCGGTACGAGCCCCGAGGACCTCGACGACATCTGCGCCGACGTCCGCGAGATTGCCGACTCCACCGGCGTCTCCCTGTCGGGACCGATCCCGCTTCCGACGAAGACGCTGGAGGTGCCGGCACGGAAGTCCCCCGACGGCGAGGGCACGGCGACCTGGGAGCACTGGGAGATGCGCGTCCACAAGCGTCTGATCGACATCGACGCCGACGAACGCGCGCTTCGTCAGCTCATGCGCATTCAGGTGCCCAACGACGTGAGCATCGAGATCGTCCTGGAAGACTGA
- a CDS encoding DEAD/DEAH box helicase yields the protein MRVAEAVPEFADAFEFDEFNRMQREALPALLERGDNVVAAAPTASGKTALAELAICRTLADGGTALFLAPLRALTNEKERDWERFEQLGYSVYVVTGERDLNPRRAKRADILVMTPEKADSATRKHESPRYAFIRDIDCCVIDEVHLLDSDRRGSVLEVTVSRLRRLCDPRIIALSATMSNVEDVADWLDAPPACTFQFGDDYRPVDLHTGVKTYTHGENAFADKYRRLYRALDLAEPHLREDGQALVFVSSRQDTVRAAEKARDALAERDVPMGARGDYEFHQEAEALSNDRLRNSVLDGVAFHHAGLAKDDRDMIERWFREGHVELLFSTSTLAWGVNLPARCVVIRDTKYHDPLEGETDISPLDVLQMIGRAGRPGYDDVGYGWVVCDRSDADRYRTLLKRGKPIESQLAEDLPAHLNAEIAMGTIGDLEDVMSWLETTFYYVRAASEPAEYGFDGLRDRVRETLDDLVERGFVETEELAVAPTELGRLTSKYYLRLETAVRFHELGGRERLAVGDVLETVAGAAEFDSVSARQSERDAIDAVLSDVDSSLEGGNRKVLAILYAGTNDSIPADLSADAWVIRQNALRLLAALSEFLQRFAGPRAANLARRIEARVDHGVSRRAVPLSAIEGVGAGRAERLADAGFESPAEVVAAGTEELSAAGLSDGVASRIVDAARELPRIVVEWGEFPDDIDRGAHEMHELTVRNVGGGAQVGIRVTVNGTEMTAKSVYLSDASTVPAAVFGAPEADELEYVLEATFPELPLMPVRATRTVQIR from the coding sequence GTGAGAGTCGCGGAGGCCGTCCCCGAATTCGCCGACGCCTTCGAGTTCGACGAGTTCAATCGGATGCAACGCGAGGCGCTGCCGGCGCTTCTGGAACGGGGGGACAACGTCGTCGCCGCCGCGCCCACCGCCTCCGGCAAGACCGCGCTCGCGGAGCTGGCGATCTGTCGCACGCTCGCCGACGGCGGCACCGCGCTGTTTCTCGCTCCCTTGCGCGCGCTCACCAACGAGAAGGAACGCGACTGGGAACGGTTCGAGCAGTTGGGCTACTCCGTCTACGTCGTCACCGGCGAACGCGACCTGAATCCGCGTCGCGCAAAGCGGGCCGACATTCTGGTGATGACTCCCGAGAAGGCCGACTCGGCGACCCGGAAACACGAGTCGCCGCGATACGCCTTTATCAGGGACATCGACTGCTGTGTCATCGACGAGGTTCACCTGCTGGATTCGGACCGCCGCGGAAGCGTGCTCGAGGTGACCGTCTCTCGGCTCCGCCGGCTGTGTGACCCCCGGATCATCGCGCTGTCGGCGACGATGTCCAACGTCGAGGACGTCGCCGACTGGCTCGACGCTCCGCCGGCGTGTACCTTCCAGTTCGGCGACGACTACCGACCCGTGGATCTCCACACCGGCGTCAAAACCTACACCCACGGGGAGAACGCCTTCGCCGACAAGTACCGCCGGCTCTACCGTGCGCTGGACCTGGCGGAGCCGCACCTCCGGGAGGACGGCCAGGCGCTCGTGTTCGTCTCGTCCAGACAGGACACCGTCCGGGCGGCCGAAAAGGCGCGCGACGCACTGGCAGAACGGGACGTCCCGATGGGCGCACGTGGGGACTACGAGTTCCACCAGGAGGCGGAGGCGCTGTCGAACGACCGGCTCCGGAACTCCGTCCTCGACGGCGTCGCCTTTCACCACGCCGGGCTGGCGAAGGACGACCGCGACATGATCGAGCGCTGGTTCCGGGAGGGCCACGTCGAACTGCTGTTCTCGACGTCGACGCTGGCGTGGGGTGTGAACCTGCCGGCGCGGTGTGTGGTCATCAGGGACACGAAGTACCACGATCCCCTGGAGGGCGAGACCGACATCAGCCCGCTGGACGTCCTGCAGATGATCGGCCGCGCGGGGCGTCCCGGCTACGACGACGTCGGCTACGGCTGGGTGGTCTGTGATCGGTCGGACGCCGACCGCTACCGGACGCTGTTAAAACGGGGCAAGCCGATCGAATCGCAGCTCGCAGAGGACCTCCCGGCCCACCTCAACGCCGAAATCGCGATGGGGACGATCGGCGACCTCGAGGACGTGATGTCCTGGCTGGAGACGACCTTTTATTACGTCCGGGCGGCCTCCGAGCCGGCGGAGTACGGGTTCGACGGGCTCCGCGACCGGGTCCGGGAGACGCTCGACGACCTCGTCGAGCGAGGGTTCGTCGAAACCGAGGAGCTCGCGGTCGCACCCACGGAGCTGGGTCGGCTCACCTCGAAGTACTATCTCCGTCTGGAGACGGCTGTCCGGTTCCACGAACTCGGCGGCCGCGAACGGCTCGCGGTCGGGGACGTCCTCGAGACCGTCGCCGGAGCGGCGGAGTTCGACTCCGTGTCCGCCAGGCAGTCCGAGCGTGACGCCATCGACGCAGTGCTCTCGGACGTCGACAGCTCTCTCGAGGGCGGGAACCGGAAGGTGCTCGCGATCCTGTATGCGGGGACGAACGACTCGATTCCGGCAGACCTGAGCGCAGACGCGTGGGTAATCCGACAGAATGCGCTCCGGTTGCTCGCTGCGCTGTCGGAGTTCCTCCAGCGGTTTGCGGGCCCCCGTGCGGCGAACCTGGCACGGCGGATCGAGGCCAGGGTCGATCACGGGGTCTCCCGGCGGGCGGTGCCGCTTTCGGCGATCGAGGGGGTCGGCGCCGGCCGCGCAGAGCGGCTCGCGGACGCAGGCTTCGAGTCGCCCGCCGAAGTCGTCGCCGCCGGGACCGAGGAACTCTCCGCAGCGGGACTGTCCGACGGGGTCGCATCGCGGATCGTCGACGCGGCCCGGGAGCTGCCGCGGATCGTCGTCGAGTGGGGGGAGTTCCCCGACGACATCGACCGCGGAGCCCACGAGATGCACGAACTGACGGTCCGGAACGTCGGCGGAGGGGCCCAGGTCGGAATCCGCGTCACCGTAAACGGGACCGAGATGACCGCGAAGTCGGTGTACCTCTCGGACGCGTCGACGGTCCCCGCCGCGGTGTTCGGTGCACCGGAAGCAGACGAACTCGAGTACGTCCTCGAGGCGACGTTTCCGGAGCTACCGTTGATGCCGGTTCGCGCGACCCGGACCGTACAGATCCGTTGA